A genomic stretch from Pantanalinema sp. includes:
- the rpmA gene encoding 50S ribosomal protein L27 has protein sequence MAHKKGVGSTRNGRDSNAQRLGVKKYGGEKVIAGNIIVRQRGTQFHPGVNVGMGKDHTLFALVEGLVTFERFGAKRQKISVRPAVANA, from the coding sequence ATGGCACACAAAAAAGGGGTAGGCTCCACCCGTAACGGCCGCGACTCCAACGCCCAGCGCCTCGGCGTCAAGAAGTACGGCGGCGAGAAGGTCATCGCCGGCAACATCATCGTTCGTCAGCGCGGCACCCAGTTCCACCCCGGCGTCAACGTCGGGATGGGCAAGGACCACACCCTGTTCGCCCTGGTCGAAGGCCTCGTGACCTTCGAGCGCTTCGGCGCCAAGCGCCAGAAGATCAGCGTCCGCCCCGCGGTCGCCAACGCGTAA